Part of the Lolium rigidum isolate FL_2022 chromosome 6, APGP_CSIRO_Lrig_0.1, whole genome shotgun sequence genome, AGCCAATTTATAAAGGTGCAAATGTCAAAATTTCACTAGATTATGCTTTTCTATAAGTTGCACTTATAGGATTGACTAATAGACATAAAATATATGAACTTTGGATTGGTAGAACCGTTTTTTTTTTGCTAGTTCTCGGATAACTGAGAACTAAGTTAGTGTTCAATTAAGTCATAAACTGTCATTCATGATTAGtgcatatatgagttgcaagcggGGATTGCGACTGAGTTCTTTTTTTAGTTTCAATTGAGTTTTtaattgagattttttttttgttgcaaatgaGGATGCATTTAAAAAATAATGTTCTGGGCAGTTAGATTTTCTTTGGTGTTTCATTGTGGTCATGAGTCGACCAAGAAATAGCCACACTTATTTTTACTTTTTAGAATCCTATCACTCATTACATTCTTCTCTCCTTTCGGAGAATTCATTCCTAGCTGGATTTCACCCAAAAAGAAAATTGTAAACAACTGTATACAAGTGAGCGGCGGTCTAGTgttagtttagggtttaggcaTGAGCCAGACGACGACATATCCCACGACCCACATGCAAATCCTACTAGCGTCCAATTTCGTCCACCAAATCAAATCCCCTCCCTGATCGACCAGCCCTTTTGACGGGTTGCTCTTCCATCTGATCGATCTGCCTCCGCTTCGCCACGCACGCAGCTAGACGCATCGCAGCGCTACATATAAACCCCCGCGCGCAGGGAAAGCCAATACAACAGCACGCACCTGTCAGTTTGATCGACCTCGAGCGCGCGGCAACGCAAATGGACCCCTGCGCCTTCGTCCGCCTCACCGTGgaccagctcctcctcaagctcccCGCCGTGCCgcgccccagctccggcgccgccggcgtgcACCCCTCCACGTCGCCTTGCTTCTGCACGCTCCACCTCCACGACCAGCCCTCCTCGCTCGCCCGCACCGCCCCGCTGCCCCTCGCCAACGCCTGCTTCCCGCACGGGTCCGGTGGCCCCGTCGTGCTCAGCCTCGACGCCGCCGCGGTGCAGCGGCTCTCCGGGCGCCCCGCCGAGCTGGTCGTCACCCTGCACGCGGGCAAGTCGACGGGGAGCGCCGGCTGCGGCGGCGTGGGCGCCCGCCGCGCGCTCGGCAGGGTGCGAGTGCCCGTCGACGTGGCGCGCGCCGCGGCCGGGGAGACCGTGGTGGCGCGCGACGGGTGGGTGGACGTGGGGAAGCCGgcgtcggccgcgcgcgcgcagatCCACATGCTCGTGCGGGCCGAGCCCGACCCGCGGTACGTCTTCCAGTTCGGGGGCGAGCCGGAGTGCGGGCCCGTGGTGTACCAGGTGCCCGGTGGAGGAGCCGGCGGCGGGCAGCGGCAGCCCGTGTTCACCTGCCGGTTCAGCGCCGGCCGGAGGGCAGCTATGACCAGGTTGGTGGCATGCTCGATCGTTTGCAGGAAACGCTACACACTTGAACAATATATGCATGGATCTTCCTCCATTTGCTTGCTAAGTTAGCCATTTTTGCCTTGTGCTCTGCTCCAAAAAAATGCCTTCTCCGATGTTTTTGAATGCATATTTCGGCGCTAAGTGAGAACTAGAAATTTACCGGATTTTCCCTAGATTTTAAAATTAAACTTTAAGACAGCGGCTCAAACAGCAattcgggttttttttttttactttttagtgAAGTTAAAAGCTGTTGTGCACAATGAAAATATACCACACAAATGTGCAACATGAAAATGCTATGGTTAAGCCATTTGGGCAACACTCTTCTATTTGGGGAAGCAAGGTAGCTCAGGTTATTAAGTGATGGCCTGATGGGAATATATTTTGTGCACCTCTCTTCGTACAAAACTCGAAGAGAATCCCCAGCTTTCCATTTGACCTTTTTTTTTCTGGAATACTTTGCTTTTCTTCTTCCCATCATCCTTTTTCATTATTGGATGCCAGCTCGTAGATGCCTTGCGGATAATTCATGTCATACCACGTATCGGTATTGGCATAATCGCCTGATAAAAATATTGCAGCATCCATACGCAGCTAGGCGTTCTTATTTAGTTGGCGTCGCATACTGGCATGGGAGCCATGAGGCATTTCTTCTTGGAATGAATTGGTGAAATGTTTAATACTAACAGGGTACTAGCTCTAGTCGCAATCGGAGTCACTGTTCACAGAGCTTTCGAGAGTAAAACAACTCCAGGATATGTTATGTTTTGCTATCTGACCAGCTGTCAAGTTTGGTTTCATGCATCAGAACCTTCACTCTCAGTGCAGCTCAGATCCCATCGATTATATATATCGTGTTTAAGATTAGCTTAGACAAGAATTTACTCGTAACTAGGCTTGTAGGTTGTAGCCTATGCTATAGGACTGTCGATCGAACATCCAGCATGATCGGGATTATTCAGAATATTCAGATAAGCAGACACACCAACCGTGCATGTGCATGTTATGAACTTTACCAACTTGCTGCTGCTCTAGCTACCTCATTAATTTCCTCCTGCCCATTTGATCTGTAAGCTCATTAGCTGTTCAGAATCTTCCTTACATTATCATGTCCACTACCCTTACGGCCAGTTCACCGTGATcgcctttacctgctgttcttttTTGTCACTAGTACGTAGTAGTCCTTAAACTACTGTTACTGATTAAATACTAGCCATGCATCCATGCACGCACTTGTGTTCTTGAGTTTACTAAGCTAACCACGTGCATGTGCATCTTGACCAGATCTCTGACGTCGGAATCGTCCATGGCTCGGAGCCCCAGCCGAAAGCTTCGATCCTGGTTGAACAACCtccacggcgacggcgacgcgcgGGCACGGCGCGACCAGCGGAAGGGGTGGATGGTGACCATCCACGACCTGTCCGGCTCCCCCGTGGCGGCGGCGTCCATGGTAACCCCGTTCGTGCCGtccccgggctccggccgcgtcTCCCGCGCCAACCCGGGAGCCTGGCTCATCCTCCAGCCCACCGCCGCCGGGGCGTCCAGCTGGAAGCCCTGGGCGCGCCTGGAGGCGTGGCGCGAGCGCGGCGCCGTCGACGCGCTCGGCTACCGTCTCGAGCTGGTCTTCGACTCGGGGCCCGTCGAGTGCGCCGTCCCCATCGCCGAGTCCTCCATCAGCGCCAAGCGCGGCGGGCAGTTCGTGATCGACCCGGCCACCTTCCCCGAGGGGGCCACCGGCGGCGCGTGGCCCTTCGCCGGTGGGTTCGTGATGGGGTCCACGGTGGAGGGCGAGGGGAAAGCGAGCCGGCCCACCGTGCAGGTCGGCGTGCAGCACGTGGCGTGCATGGGCGACGTCGCCGTGTTCGTCGCTCTCTCCGCGGCTGTCGATCTTTGCATGGACGCGTGCAAGCTCTTCTCGCACAGGCTCAGGAAGGAGCTCTGCCAGGACCAAGACGACTAGCGCCACTCTTCGTCTCCGTGGTGATCTTGGGTTCGACTCGCCAAGTATTCAGTTCCTTCTTGTGGAAGTGATGGCCTGTGGCTGTTTTTTCTTAGTTTAGGCTGGGTCGGATCTCAGGAACAGATCGAACAGGGTGTGTGTATGTGTTTATTCTTTCGTTCCAATATTCTTTCGATTCTTTGTAGTATACGTCTATGTTCTTCTATGCTCGTTTTTTGAGCGATTGAATAGTGGATGTTAGATGCAACCGTAGGTGTAAGGTTCAGTGTCGTTTGATTGAGATTCAGTTGGAATGTTCAATCATGTTCATGAATATTCGCCTGGATGCCTGGTACatgaagaagaagaatatgaaCCGCGGCCTTGTGGTTGATGGTGTCGGACCACACGACCATGGCCGAGGCGCCGTTTGGGCACTTCAACTCGCTTGGCGACATGGCGGAGCTTGAAGCAGCCGTGGATGTTGGATGCAGTCGTTTGATTGATTCAGTTGGAATGCTCAATCGTGTTGATGAATATTCGCGACGCCTGGCACATGGGAAAATTGGGTACACCAATTAACCCTTAATTGCACGCATTTAAACGCGATGTGAAAATACCTAGTGGAATCAATGTAAACTTCAACACCAGTTATACGTACTAACTTCAGGATTGTTGCTAGTCTCCAAAGGAAACATATGCATTAAACATATAAACATAAGAATAAACAAGACACTTCATGACTCCCTCTTGAACATAGAGAGTGTCTTCCCTTTAGATAAAAGCTCTCTTGGGAGAGGAGTTCTCAGAACATCTGCAGCATTAGCAAATCAACACGCCTGGATATAGCTTGTTCTTCTCTGGAGAGCACTGGATGATGATCTCATACACCAAGATACACACAGATCTTGGACGCCAACAAGATTTGGGGCACTAGGCTAGGGATTTGAGCAATCTCGCTAAAGATGGTGGAACCACGGCTTAAAGGAGACAAGGTTGTAGATCTGGTCTTCACAAGGCCTTGTAGGCACTGCCTGGTGCTTGATTTGAGATTCTTCTTTCAACTTCCTCTCCATCTCTTCTCTCTTGGTTTTCTATCCTTTCTTCATTGGAGGTTAACCCGGATTTTTGTCACTCTACCTTGCGGTGGTTGGATGGGAGGCTTATCTTCTCCCTTCCCTCATGTGCAATGTCCCAAATTAACCTCAGTCGTAAGCCTAACGGGTAGTAGGATCTTGCATCTGTTTGGGCCGCACGGAATGCTTCAATAGTCATCTCCTCGCATCCCACATGAGGGGAATACCCAACAATTCTCCTCCATCTGACTCATGTGGGGGGCACCGCCATGCCCGGTACCTAGCAACATTGAAGTAGTTAATTTCATTCTCACTTggcaatatcttgttcatcatatTCGATCCATTCTTGTAGGTATATGGATCTTATCAAGTTTCAACTCACAACTTCTTGAATCCAATGATACCTTacattaatatgcttggttcgagAGTGGAAACTTGGATTCTTAGCAAGATGGATAGTACTCCGACAATCGTAAAACATACTATAATTCTCTTGAAACATGCTTAACTCTTGCAAGaagttcttcatcgacaacacttTCTTGCAAGCCTCAAACGCTGCAATGTACTATGAATTTGCCGTTGATAATGAAACACATTTCCGCAACCTTGATTTCCACGATACTGCTCCCCATGCATAAGTCACTAGGTATCCAAAGGTAGACTTCCTAGAATCTTCATCACAAACATAAGGTGTGTTTGTATAGGCTTGCAATACAGGATCACCGCTTCCAAAGCCTGAGCATAATGTGCATATGTATAGCCTTGAAATACATGACCACGCCTTCCAAAGCCTAAACACGATCGAGCACCAACCTACGAGTTGTGTTTATTTCAATGCATATAGTATCATTGCCAGCAATAGTCGATGAACCACAATTCCCTACCACCTGGCCAGTAATCACAATTGGTGTAGGAAGTGAAATACTCCTTGTGAGATGTAATGTGGAAAGATGCATCTGAATCCACAACctagctgatacgtccaaaacgtatctacttccccgaacacttttgctattgttttgcctctaatttgtgtattttggatacaactaacacggactaacgctgttttcagcagaattgccttggtgtctcgttttgtgcagaaaatcaactttcaggaaaatccccgggattaattccaatgggcctattttcacagaagagggacggagccagaagaccagaaggaggggggccacgaggcgccaaccccataaggcggcgcggtgggcccctgggccgcgccgccctatggtggcgacgcctcgggcagccccaggtgcctcccttccgactacttaaaggtttcgacctaaaaacgcacgggggttagacgaaatcgccagaagacatccagaacaccgccgccatcgcgaaactccgtctcgggaccagaaactccgttctggcactccgctgggacggggaattggaggagatcatcgccatcatcaccaccgacgcctctccatcgaccagccatgtttcccccatccatgtgtgagtaattcccccgctgtaggctgaaggggatggtagggattggatgagattggtcatgtaatagcataaaattgttagggcatagtgcctagtgtccgtaattggtacttttatgatattgttgcaacttgttatgcttaatgcttgtcactagggcccaagtgccatgatctcagatctgaacatgttattgtttcatgatgatatgcattgttttatgatcttacctgcaagttgtatacacgtattgttgtccggaacccgaggccccaaagtgacagaaattgggacaaccgaaggggaaggcgatgatatgaggatcacatgtgttcacggagtgttaatgctttgctccggtgctctattaaaaggagtaccttaatttccgataaatTCCCtacaggcccggctgccaccggtcggtaggacaaaagatgttgtgcaagtttctcattgcgagcacgtacgactatatatggaacacatgcctattgattgattagtacttggataccgctttattattatctgcaaatgccctaccttgattgttacatgagttctctcatccatgcagcgcccgttcatccatccctatgcctacagtattttaatcctgttgtttactataatcactactgctgtctttgttactctgccgctgatatttcactactgctactgctataaaactgttgctatcgataaactcttgcgagcaagtccgtttccaggtgcagctgaattgacaactccgctgttaaggcttacaaatattttttggctccccttgtgtcgaatcaataaattgggttttacttccctcgaaaattgttgcgatcccctatacttgtgggtcatcaagactattttccggcaccgttgccggggagcatagctttatttgcaaattcacttggattgatattgttcgctgcaaattctccatcatgggtaaacctcgcgaaactaaagtcgccatattaccatccactactagaaaaggtacaactctgagtacctctgctgctcttgattcaccatctgtgataagtaaacttgtttcaccaccacaagcttcaaatgctggtacttctgctgaatctgaaaattcctcttataattttgatgatgcttctgctgtgcttgataatgatggttcattaggatcttttctagatgctacaattgctaagtctagaactcctaatgaaaatgctgctacaactgttaattcacctgagtctgttgaatactctagtgatgatcttgatgaagattatgtagaacttgatgatgatttcattgataaatgcaatgctactactggtacaagtaatattaaaaagtttcttgcacaacatactgttagatataaactgtctcctgatcctaaatttgctacatctcctataaacattaaggataaggattatgatttttctcttgatttatctcatatatctattgttgagaaaacacctttttgtggtactgaaaaagaaagtgctgtagaacacatgattgagtctgtctactcgagtagcttgttttctgatgatgttaagaagcgtacttatttcgttgctaaattttttcctttctcattaaaggatgatgctaaaacttggtataatagtttgccacctgattctattgatagtccaagtgatttcttgatgttttctttcggaaatactttcccgctagtgctcaacatattgctttgcagagaatttataattttgaccaggaagatggagagaaattgcttgaggcttgggcgagattttgctctcttattagagctcggcatggacatgatttggaaaagcatgatttacttgatatattttatagtggactaaccattgagtctagggcatacctggatagttgtgctggttgtgttttcaggaaaagaactccagacgacgctcgaagaattattggctagaataggccggaatcatgatgattgggctacacctgaaccaaccccgacaccaatattgaagaagaggggtatgattaaattaaatgatgaagatatgagggaagccaagaaatctcttaaagagaagggtattaaatccgaagatgtgaagaatttacctcccatagaagatttatgcaagataactccccttcatccatgattgaggtacactctcttcaacgctttactagggaagatattccgtactcaaaacctcctgatcaatgcttagatgagtttgataattatattgttaagcaaaataattttaatatgagagtagagaatcatttaatggaaaattctcgagctattagtgaattgcatggtattgtggagagaaccttcaatgatgttaagatgcttgttaaacattttcatatggttcaaactcaaattgatcaactcactaaagtgcaaaatgacttgttaaaaaatagttctaaagaaaaacatgcttatgaagtaacaactagaggcggtgtttctacccaggatcctctatatcttgaagggcatcccaaaagagttgaacaagattctcaacgaactaaaactagtgctccttctaagaaaaagaaaaaggaaaagaaacataaaactgttgtagaatcctctgagcctgttaataatcctaatagtatttctatttctgatgctgaaactgaaagtggtaatgaacatgataaagataatgataagaatgatgcttctgataaagaagaggttgaagatgaacctgaaaagcatgctaaaaataaaaagtatactaaagaagattttattgctaagaaacatggtaatgaaagggaaccttgggttcaaaagcaaatgtcttttcctgctaaataactaaaatcaaaggaagaagaacactataataaattttgtgattggatgaaacctttgtttttgcaaatctatTTGACtggtgctattaaattgcctccttattcaaagtatatgaaatatattgtctctaacaaaaggaaaattcctaatgaggagatttccactatgcttgctaattactctttcaatggcaaagttccaaagaagcttggcgacccaggtataccgactattccttgttccatcaagaataattatgttagaactgctctatgtgatttgggagcaggtgttagtgttatgcctttttctctttataagagactttatttagataagttgataccaaccgatatatctttgcaaatggctgataaatctactgctattcctgttggtatatgtgaggatgttcctgttcaagttactaataattgcttaatattaactgattttgttgtgttggaaatgcccgaagatgataatatgtctattattcttgggagaccttttcttaacaccgcaggggctgttattgattgcaataaaggaaaagttactttcaatgtcgatgacaaggaacatactgtttattttcccaagaagattgataaagtatatggagttaatacaatttctaatttgagatctatcaaagtgggagatattgattgtccaatatatgagcctaaataagaatatcaaactcttgtgattggatccatatcaatacaatataaggtaacatgattgatttgaggtttatttcttcttatgacatgtaagatttatttggtagcaagacttgatcaaccttgttaacaaatacagtttatatgcatagaagagctaaacaacatttctttcttcctccacttgctttacttgctgtagcaccacttgatttgcaaaatgctttagttgtttagaggtttgaaaatctttctctgtcctgtaataataattttgacacccagaaatgtgcatttttcaaagttctcaaaaatttacaaaaattatactgttggtcttatTTTCGAAGAGCTACCCGGGAGCacatggggatgaccagtggggcaccccagggctgc contains:
- the LOC124667856 gene encoding uncharacterized protein LOC124667856, with amino-acid sequence MDPCAFVRLTVDQLLLKLPAVPRPSSGAAGVHPSTSPCFCTLHLHDQPSSLARTAPLPLANACFPHGSGGPVVLSLDAAAVQRLSGRPAELVVTLHAGKSTGSAGCGGVGARRALGRVRVPVDVARAAAGETVVARDGWVDVGKPASAARAQIHMLVRAEPDPRYVFQFGGEPECGPVVYQVPGGGAGGGQRQPVFTCRFSAGRRAAMTRSLTSESSMARSPSRKLRSWLNNLHGDGDARARRDQRKGWMVTIHDLSGSPVAAASMVTPFVPSPGSGRVSRANPGAWLILQPTAAGASSWKPWARLEAWRERGAVDALGYRLELVFDSGPVECAVPIAESSISAKRGGQFVIDPATFPEGATGGAWPFAGGFVMGSTVEGEGKASRPTVQVGVQHVACMGDVAVFVALSAAVDLCMDACKLFSHRLRKELCQDQDD